The nucleotide sequence CTCGCGGTCCACAAGGAGCGCGTAGACGGCTTCGGGGCTCGCGCTCGTGTGGCCGTGGACGGAAATGCGCTGGATCTTCGCCATACGTGCTCCTTCCCTCTCGCAAGTAGGTGACTAATTGCGGGCAGCGACCGGGACTGAGAGCGAAGTAGCACCCAGGTCGAAGGTCACCCGGGAGCCGAGAGCGGGCAGCGCCGGGTCGAACATGTCCCCGTCGGTCCCGCCCAGGACGAGCGCCAGCCGGTGCCCCGCCGGGACGACGTGGTCCAGGCTGCTCAGCCGGAACGTCATCGTGTACGCCTTGCCTGGCACGAGCGGTTCGCCGCGCCACAGCGAGCGGTGGTGGCCGAGGTCCGCCCAGCCGGTCGCCACGATCCGTTTGTCCACAGTGGTCGGATCGGCGACGGTGTCGAGGAAGCAGCCGGTGTCCGCGGCGGTGCCCGCGCCCCAGCAGGAGCGGGTCGTCAGGTTCTTGATGCCCAGCGCGGGGAACTTCGTGTTCCGCGCGGTCGCGGGGCCGTAGTCGACCAGCACCGCGCCGATCCGCGCGGCGGATTTGCCGGAGCGCGCGGTCACCGTGACGGTGGCGGTCCCGGCGACACGGGTGTCCGTCCGCATCGGTTCACCCGTGAAGACGAGCCGTTCGGGGCTGGGTTGAGACGGGTTCTCCACCCACTGCGACGCCCCGCGTGCCGGATCGTCGGTCATCGAGGCCGTGCCTGACGAAGGGCGATTCCCCAGCCCGCCCGACACCGCTGGCCACAACACGCGTGTCTGGGTGGCGGGCGGCCAACGGCGCTCGTCGGTCCAGCGATCGGGGGTGTGCTCGATCCGGATCGCGGGCTCGGTCTCGACGCCGTTGCGGACGCCGAGCAGCCAGCGGTCGAACCAGCGGTGCAGGGTCTTCACGAACAGCGATCGGTCGAGGTCGAACGGGTCGACGTGCGCCGCCTGGTGCAACCACGCCTTGCGCGGCACGCCGTATGCGTTCAACGCCTCCCACCAAGGGCCGAACTGGATCGGGTTGACGTTGAGATCGTGGAAACCCATCGACGCGAAAACGCTCGCACGCACCTTGCCGGTCTTCGCGACGTAGTCGAGCCCGCGCCAGTAGTCGTTGAAGTTCCCGTCCGTGCCCGCGCGCCGCGCGTTGTCCTCTTCGAACGGGCGGCACAGTTTCCCGGCGCGCTCGTTGTAGAAACCGGGACCGCCCGCCCAGCCGAAGTAGGCGCCGTGCGAGTTGTGGACCTCGTAGTACGAGCTGACCCCGGCGATCGGCACGATGGTCTTCAGGCCTTCGATCCCGGACGCGGCCATCCCGATCGCCGTCGCCCCGTCCTGCGACTTCCCGATCGCCCCGACCGATCCGTTCGCCCACTCCGCGCGCACGCGCTCGGGCCCGAACGGCGTCCGGAAGGCCCGTGCGCGCCCGTTGAGCCAGTTCACGACGCCGTTGCCGGACGCGACGTCGTCGAAGCACCCGGACGAGCGATTGGTGCCCCCGACGTCGACCAGCACGACCGCGTACCCGCGCGGGACGAAGTAGTTGTCGTAGAAGAGCGGGAATTGCGACGGCGTGCCGTCGGGGAGATACGTCTTCGGCTGGCGCTCGTTACCGCGCCCGACCTTCTCGAAGTACGGGCTGACGTCCATGATCACCGGAACGCCCTGCCCGCGCGCGGCGGGTTCCGCCGGGCGGATGATGTCGGCGGCGACCCGGTCGGCCTGCCCGTCGCGGTCGAGGTCCTGGCCGGTCTCCACCCAGGCGGTCTCCCGGATGGCCTTCTCGTAGGAGAACACCGGCTCGCTGACGCCTTCGCGCAGGACGAACGCGGGTGACGCGACGGCGGGTGCGGCGGTCAGCAGCAGTGTCGCCACCACGGTGGCGGTCAAGGTCTTGAGCCCCATCGTCCGAGTATCGCTTACAAAACCCGAACATTTCCCCCACATTCCTCGTATCCGGCCGCGCGACGCTCTTCGCATGCTGAAACACACCATCGCCGCCGGACTCGTCGCGGCCGGTCTTGTCGCTCTCGCCCCCGCCGCCTCGGCCCAGGCTCCGATCACCCTGAGCCCCGAAGAATCCCAGACGCTGTGCGCCGAATGGCTGCCGAAGCTCACCCAGCGCACCACCAACCTCACCGAACGCGTCAACGGCGGCCCCGAGGTCCGCGGTTCGGTGGCGAACCTCAAGGCCAGGGCCGAGGGCCAGCGCAAGAAGGGCCACAACGACGCCGCCGACCGGCTGCGGAAGCGCGCCGACAAGCGCAACGCCAGGCTTCCCGAGCTCACCACAGCGAAGCAGAAGCTCGAGGCGTTCGCGAACGCGCACTGCAAGGCGGGCAAGTGAAACGTCTCGTGGCCGCCGGCTTGACCGCGCTCGCGCTTTTCGGCGCGGCCGGGTGTTCCGACGAAGAACCCGCTTCGAGCCCGGCGCCGGGACAGCTGAGCGACGTCCAGCAGACCCTCGACTCGATCGAGCAGGACATGGCAGGCGACCCTGCCCCGTGACAGGATCGGCCGGTGACGACACAACCGGGACGCGGGCTGGTGCTGGTCGTCGAGGACGACCCCGCGATCGCCGAACTCGCTTCGCTGTACCTGCGGCGGGACGGGTTCGGCGTGCACGTGGAGCCGGACGGCGGCGCGGCACTGGCCACGATCCGGCGGCTGCGCCCGGTCGCGATCGTGCTCGACATCGGACTGTCCGGTATGGACGGTATCGAGATCTGCCGGACGCTGCGCGCGGACGGTGACTGGACGCCGGTGCTGTTCGTGACCGCGCGCGACGACGAGCTGGACCGCTTGCTGGGCCTGGAGATCGGCGCCGACGACTACCTGACGAAACCGTTCAGCCCGCGTGAACTCTCGGCGAGGGTCCGGACCGTCCTGCGCCG is from Amycolatopsis lurida and encodes:
- a CDS encoding CocE/NonD family hydrolase, whose translation is MGLKTLTATVVATLLLTAAPAVASPAFVLREGVSEPVFSYEKAIRETAWVETGQDLDRDGQADRVAADIIRPAEPAARGQGVPVIMDVSPYFEKVGRGNERQPKTYLPDGTPSQFPLFYDNYFVPRGYAVVLVDVGGTNRSSGCFDDVASGNGVVNWLNGRARAFRTPFGPERVRAEWANGSVGAIGKSQDGATAIGMAASGIEGLKTIVPIAGVSSYYEVHNSHGAYFGWAGGPGFYNERAGKLCRPFEEDNARRAGTDGNFNDYWRGLDYVAKTGKVRASVFASMGFHDLNVNPIQFGPWWEALNAYGVPRKAWLHQAAHVDPFDLDRSLFVKTLHRWFDRWLLGVRNGVETEPAIRIEHTPDRWTDERRWPPATQTRVLWPAVSGGLGNRPSSGTASMTDDPARGASQWVENPSQPSPERLVFTGEPMRTDTRVAGTATVTVTARSGKSAARIGAVLVDYGPATARNTKFPALGIKNLTTRSCWGAGTAADTGCFLDTVADPTTVDKRIVATGWADLGHHRSLWRGEPLVPGKAYTMTFRLSSLDHVVPAGHRLALVLGGTDGDMFDPALPALGSRVTFDLGATSLSVPVAARN
- a CDS encoding response regulator transcription factor, translating into MTTQPGRGLVLVVEDDPAIAELASLYLRRDGFGVHVEPDGGAALATIRRLRPVAIVLDIGLSGMDGIEICRTLRADGDWTPVLFVTARDDELDRLLGLEIGADDYLTKPFSPRELSARVRTVLRRAAGPPSPAETYTAGGVRVDVTRRRVWAADTEIALTSTEFELLTHLVRRPGQVFSREQLLSSVWGYAASAGTRTVDVHIAQLRGKLGEHSPIRTVRGIGYAADAG